Proteins encoded in a region of the Zea mays cultivar B73 chromosome 2, Zm-B73-REFERENCE-NAM-5.0, whole genome shotgun sequence genome:
- the LOC542477 gene encoding basal endosperm transfer layer1c precursor (The RefSeq protein has 1 substitution, 1 non-frameshifting indel compared to this genomic sequence) codes for MAVMKSSTIVALLLAVAILSSLSPCYEAGGCIGKPKKSPPPPRRPYFSSYSEDHQKDHQNCRLICSSKGFKDGGWCDESVEHKVCCCSH; via the exons ATGGCGGTGATGAAGAGCAGCACAATCGTCGCGCTTCTATTGGCTGTTGCCATTCTGTCCTCACTGTCTCCATGCTACGAAGCCGGCGGCT GCATCGGGAAACCCAAGAAGTCACCGCCGCCGCCGAGAAGGCCATACTTCTCGTCCTATTCCGAGGACCACCAGAACTGCCGCTTGATCTGTAGCTCCAAGGGTTTCAAGGACGGTGGCTGGTGTGACGAAAGCGTGGAGCACAAAGTGTGCTGCTGCTCCCATTAG
- the LOC103648053 gene encoding uncharacterized protein, translating to MAVMKSSTIVALLLAVAILSSLSPCYEAGGCIGKPKKSPPPPRRPYFSSYSEDHQNCRLICSSKGFKDGGWCDESVEHKVCCCSH from the exons ATGGCGGTGATGAAGAGCAGCACAATCGTCGCGCTTCTGTTGGCTGTTGCCATTCTGTCCTCACTGTCTCCATGCTACGAAGCCGGCGGCT GCATCGGGAAACCCAAgaagtcaccgccgccaccgagaAGGCCATACTTCTCGTCCTATTCCGAGGACCACCAGAACTGCCGCTTGATCTGTAGCTCGAAGGGTTTCAAGGACGGTGGCTGGTGTGACGAAAGCGTGGAGCACAAAGTGTGCTGCTGCTCCCATTAG
- the LOC103649393 gene encoding uncharacterized protein → MLLTKTMKVVRQACMSKAGYDKAMDVLDELDGILCRLEPDIGCNESCDFSDDEEDKEGELNKNNAGDGMEDDNTITCHKMDEHNTMTGCEHALTLITAGNQEDNMRIPPEVGDTSSPCHVTQEQMEHIAASSEAKKVSIDK, encoded by the exons ATGTTGTTAACGAAAACAATGAAAGTAGTTCGCCAGGCGTGTATGTCAAAAGCAGGGTACGACAAGGCGATGGATGTGTTGGATGAGCTCGATGGCATTCTATGCCGATTAGAGCCAGATATTGGATGTAATGAGTCATGTGATTttagtgatgatgaggaagacaag GAAGGAGAATTGAACAAAAATAATGCTGGCGATGGGATGGAAGATGACAATACAATTACATGCCATAAAATG GATGAGCATAACACCATGACTGGATGTGAACATGCGTTAACATTAATAACAGCTGGTAACCAG GAGGACAACATGAGAATTCCACCTGAGGTTGGTGATACAAGTTCTCCGTGTCACGTAACACAGGAACAAATGGAACATATTGCTGCATCCTCAGAAGCTAAAAAGGTGAGCATTGATAAATGA
- the LOC100285667 gene encoding maf-like protein CV_0124 (The RefSeq protein has 1 substitution compared to this genomic sequence), whose product MATAGSSPPASQQPFKLILGSSSVARKHILEEMGLEFQVMTADIDEKSIRRENPDDLVTVLAEAKADAIMSRLNIDDYQKEGSQPTLLITSDIVVVHEGIIREKPTTKEEARQFLKGYSGGHVSTVGSVVVTNLTTGKRLGSLDKAEVYFHDIPDEVIKSLIDEGVVFRVAGGLLLEHPLTLPFVEAVVGSSDSVMGLSKEVANKLIHDALST is encoded by the exons ATGGCCACGGCGGGTTCGTCCCCCCCTGCCAGCCAGCAGCCCTTCAAG ctgatcctagggtcgtcttcgGTGGCGCGGAAGCACATCCTCGAGGAGATGGGGCTGGAGTTCCAAGTCATG ACTGCTGACATCGACGAGAAGAGCATCAGGAGGGAGAATCCCGATGACCTGGTAATGGTCCTCGCGGAGGCCAAG GCTGATGCTATCATGTCCAGATTGAACATTGATGATTATCAGAAAGAAGGCAGTCAACCAACACTCCTGATCACATCTGACATA GTGGTCGTCCATGAAGGGATTATTAGAGAAAAACCAACCACCAAGGAAGAAGCACGGCAATTCCTGAAAG GCTATTCCGGAGGTCACGTGTCAACTGTTGGGTCTGTTGTTGTAACTAATCTTACAACTGGGAAGAGACTTGGAAGTTTGGACAAAGCTGAG GTTTATTTCCACGATATACCAGATGAGGTCATCAAGAGCTTG ATCgatgagggagtagtatttagggTCGCAGGTGGTTTGCTGCTTGAACATCCATTGACGCTGCCGTTTGTCGAAGCAGTG GTTGGTTCTAGTGACAGTGTCATGGGGCTGTCAAAGGAGGTTGCAAACAAGTTAATTCACGACGCACTGTCTACTTAG